One Dromiciops gliroides isolate mDroGli1 chromosome 3, mDroGli1.pri, whole genome shotgun sequence DNA segment encodes these proteins:
- the LOC122748108 gene encoding vomeronasal type-1 receptor 1-like: protein MTSNDIVLGVLFMFQTAFGALGNSFLLGLYSITFFTGPRLRLIDFLLSHLAFANDLVLLSKGVPQTMAAFGFNNFLDDVGCKLVFYLHRVARGLSLCTTCLLSSFQAITLSSRSSRWANLKARDPKSIVSFSFLCWTFHLVAYYLTLLNVNGPNRTKNITERNFIYCSLKTDVPFNATLYIFTICLPDVLCVAIMIGTSGYMVFVLYRHHQSVMYIHRNNLTHTSSPETKATQTILLLVSMFVSFYSLNAILTLHIYLGKLTFWLVHISAFLAACFPACSPFVLIVNDSEVLKYSLTLWEKIKLLVT from the coding sequence atgacttctaATGACATAGTATTGGGGGTCCTTTTTATGTTTCAGACTGCATTTGGGGCCCTGGGGAATTCCTTCCTCCTGGGCCTTtattccatcactttcttcaCTGGTCCCAGACTGAGACTTATCGACTTTCTTCTCTCCCACTTGGCCTTTGCCAATGACTTGGTGCTTCTGTCCAAAGGGGTCCCTCAGACAATGGCTGCATTTGGGTTCAACAATTTCCTGGATGATGTAGGATGTAAACTTGTGTTTTACCTTCACCGAGTGGCCCGTGGCCTTTCCCTCTGCACCACCTGCCTCTTGAGTAGCTTTCAAGCCATCACTCTAAGTTCTAGAAGCTCCAGGTGGGCAAACCTCAAAGCTAGAGACCCAAAGTCCAttgtctcattctctttcttgtGCTGGACTTTTCATCTGGTGGCATATTACCTTACTCTTTTAAATGTCAATGGCCCAAATAGAACCAAAAACATTACTGAAAGAAATTTCATATATTGTTCTCTTAAAACTGATGTTCCATTTAATGCTACACTATACATATTTACAATATGCCTTCCTGATGTTTTATGTGTAGCAATCATGATTGGAACCAGTGGTTATATGGTCTTTGTCTTATATAGACACCATCAGAGTGTGATGTATATTCATCGCAATAACCTCACACATACCAGCTCCCCTGAGACTAAAGCCACTCAAACTATTCTACTGTTGGTCAGTATGTTTGTATCTTTTTACTCACTAAATGCTATTTTAACATTGCATatatatttggggaaactgactttCTGGCTGGTTCACATCTCTGCCTTCTTAGCTGCCTGCTTTCCAGCTTGTAGCCCCTTTGTTCTCATTGTCAATGACTCTGAAGTCCTTAAGTACTCCTTGACTCTGTGGGAAAAAATAAAGCTTCTAGTAACATAA